In Natranaerobius thermophilus JW/NM-WN-LF, the genomic stretch ATTTTCGGGAAGTACCGTTCCCCTCCTTAGCAGGTGATGAAGAAACAGAACAAGTAATAAATTCAGTTCAGGAAAGTTTAAAAAGAGGAGAAAGTGGCTTAGGACGACCGAAAACTATTAAGATGAAAGATTTAAGTTCCATTGACAAACAAGTTATGGTTGAAAAACATTTAATCAGTCCGTTACTTGCAAAAGAAGATAGAAATAGTGCTGTAATTCTCAGCCAGGATGAAGACATTAGCATTATGCTCAATGAAGAGGATCATATTAGAATTCAGTGCCTGTTTCCTGGATTACAACTAGAGAAAGCCTTTGAAATGGCTGATCATATTGATGATTTAATTGAAGAATCGGTCGATTACGCCTTTGACGAAGAACTGGGTTTTATGACAGCATGCCCTACCAATGTTGGCACGGGAATGAGGGCTTCAGTTATGCTACATTTACCAGCTTTAGCTATAACCGGTCAAATTAACAGAATCTTGTCAGCAGTAGGGCAAGTAGGCCTAGCAGTCAGAGGATTATATGGTGAAGGGTCTGAAGTGGTTGGAAACATATTTCAGATATCCAATCAAATAACCCTGGGACAATCTGAACAAGATATGATTGAGAATTTGCTGGGAGTTACGAAACAAATAGTTGAGCAAGAAGAGCAAGCCAGGAAAAAATTAGAAGAAGATAGTGAGTTAAAAGTTGCCGATAAAGCAGGACGTTCCTTTGGGCAGTTGAGTTATGCTAGAATTGTCACCACAAAAGAAGCCCTAGATCTATTGAGCCAAGTAAGATTAGGTGTGGATATGGGCTTATTAAAAGAAGTAGATGCTACAATTTTAGATGATCTAATGGTTCTAATCAGACCGGCCAACTTACAGAAAATAGCTGGTAAGGAACTAGAATCAGGTGAGAGGGATACCAAACGAGCGGAAATTATACAGAAAAGAATAAATATGAATACAGATAAACAAGAATAAGGAAATTACTATTTAAAGCGGGGTGATAGTATGTTTGCTAGATTTACTCAAAGAGCCCAAAAAGTCATGGCTCTATCACAAGATGAGGCGAAAAGACTAAATCATAATTATATAGGCACTGAACATTTACTACTGGGTCTTATTAGAGAAGGTGAAGGAATTGCTGCCCAGACCTTCAAGAACTTAGGAGTTGATTTGGAAGAAGTTAGAGAAGCTGTGGAGAATTTAGTACAACCGGGTGAAGAACAAGTTAGTGGAAATGTGGGCTATACACCCAGGGTCAAAACAGTAATTGAACTATCTATGGAAGAGGCACGGCGAATGGGTCACAACTATATAGGAACCGAGCACTTATTGTTGGGATTAGTTAAAGAAGGAGAAGGTATAGCCGCTAAGGTACTTCAAGAATTAGGTGTTGACTTAGATAAAGCCCGGGAAGAAGTGCTAAAAATAATTGGTGGTAGTCAGCAGCCAAAAGGTCAAGCCAATTTTGGTCAGGCTCAAAATCCCAAAATGGCAAATAGAGACAAAACACCTACTTTAGATAATTTTGGAAGAGACCTGACTAAACTAGCTGAAGAAGGCAAACTAGATCCGGTGATTGGACGTAAAAAGGAAATTGAACGGGTTATCCAGGTATTAAGCAGAAGGACAAAGAATAATCCTTGTTTAATAGGTGAACCAGGAGTAGGTAAAACTGCTATTGCTGAAGGTTTAGCCCAAAAGATAATTGAAGGTGAGGTACCCAAGATACTCGAAAACAAACGAGTTGTCACTCTTGAATTGTCTGCAGTGGTTGCAGGAACAAAATATAGAGGTGAGTTTGAGGAAAGATTACGTAAATTGATTGATGAATTAACTGATAGTGGTGAAGTTATTATCTTCATTGACGAAATCCACACTATGATTGGCGCAGGTGCCGCTGAGGGAGCTATCGATGCTTCAAATATTCTCAAACCAGCTCTAGCAAAAGGGGAACTACAATGCATAGGTGCAACTACCCTTGATGAATATCGAAAATATATTGAAAAAGATTCGGCCCTAGAGCGTCGTTTCCAGCCAGTTACCGTTGATGAACCTAGTAAAGAAGCAACTGTTGAAATACTTAAAGGTTTAAGAGATCGTTATGAAGCTCATCATAGAGTTCAAATAACAGATGACGCCATTGAAGCTAGTGTGAAAATGTCAGACAGGTATATTACTGATAGATATTTACCTGACAAAGCTATAGATTTAATTGATGAAGCTGCTTCTAATGTTAAACTTAAAACTAATACTGCACCGCCAGATATGAGGAAACTGGAAGAAGATCTTGAGGAAATAGAAAAAGAAAAAGAAGCTGCAGTTAAAAGTCAAGATTTTGAACAGGCAGCCAAATTAAGGGATAAAGAACAAGAAATTAAAAAAGAGTTAGAAGATATGGAAAAAAGCTGGGAGAAAAAACAGTTGTCCGACGAAGCTCAAGTAACTGAGGAGGATATAGCTAGAATTGTGTCGGATTGGACTGGAATACCTGTAAAGCGCTTGGCCCAGGAAGAAACCGAACGTCTGTTGAATATGGAAGACGCTCTCCACCAACGAGTTGTAGGTCAAGAAGAGGCGGTCCAGTCGGTATCAAATGCTATTAGAAGAGCACGCTCTGGTCTAAAAGATCCCAAAAGACCTATTGGCTCTTTTATATTCCTTGGGCCTACAGGGGTAGGAAAAACTGAACTTGCCAGAGCTCTGGCTGATGTGTTATTTGGCGATGAAGATGCTATGATTAGATTAGATATGTCAGAGTATATGGAAAAGCACACGGTTTCGAGACTACTAGGGTCACCACCGGGATACGTAGGCCACGAAGAATCTGGACAGCTAACGGAAAAAGTTCGTCGCCGCCCTTATTCGGTTATTCTACTTGATGAGATAGAAAAGGCCCATCCAGAAGTCTTTAATACATTGTTGCAAGTTCTAGAAGATGGTCGCTTAACTGACGCTAAAGGTAGAACTGTAGATTTTAGAAATACTGTTATAATTATGACCTCCAATGTAGGAGCAAACTTAATTAGAAATGAAAGCAAGGTAGGTTTCAAACCTCAAACCAGTGAAGATTCATATAAAGAAATGAAAGATAATGTTATGAGTGAACTTAAGAACTCATTCCGACCAGAGTTTTTAAATCGAGTAGATGAAGTAATCGTTTTCCATGCACTTGAAAAAGAACATTTATCTGACATTGTGGAACTAATGCTAGAAGAATTGAAGGAAAGAATGGCCGAATTTAACATGAACTTAGAGTTTACGGAAGAGTCTAAAAAACATTTGGCAGAGCAGGGCTATGACCCTACCTACGGAGCCCGTCCTTTACGCCGTGTAATTCAAAAGCAAGTAGAAGATGTCTTATCTGAGAAAATGCTAAGCGGCGAGTTTGCCCACGGTGAAACAGTTGTTATCGATGCCGAAGACAATGAACTAAGCTTTAAAAAGAAGTAACTAATGAAATATTAATAAAAAACGGGGCAAATGCCCCGTTTTTTATTATTTTATTTTTATTGACTATTTGAAGGAATAGTATTAGTTTTTGTCGAATCATGGTGGAAGGTCAATGGAGGTGAATCTAATGAAAAAAGAACAATTTGTAAAAGATATCAATGTTGGAGATAAAATAGATGCTCCTTTTGTAGTCGTTGAAAAAAAGATGATGGATTTTAATACCCAGAAAAAAACTGGGGAAAAGTTTATGTTACTGCGCTTACGAGATAATACTGGCACCATTAAGGCCGTTTTGTGGGAACGGGCTGAACAGACAGCTAATTATGTGCATGAAGATACTATTGTCTGGGTGAAGGGAAAAACTCAGGAATATAAAGGAGTCCAAATAATAATTGATGAAATCGAAGCTATAGCTGAAGATATTGATCTGACTCCCTTTGTCCCCTCCAGTTCTATAGGAAGTGAAGAGCTTAAAAAAGAATTACGAAAAACTATCAAAAATATCAATAATAAATACTTGACCGAGCTACTTAATACAATATTTGAAGATCAAAAACTTCTTAGTTTATATCTCAAGGCCCCAGCAGGCAAGAAAGTGCATCACAATTATCTGGGGGGCTTGGCGGAACACAGTTTAGAAGTTATCAAAATAGTTTCATCAATGTATCAGCTGTATCAAGATAGAATTAACTGGGATCTTCTTGTTACAGGGAGCTTACTCCATGATATAGGTAAAATTTACGAATATGATTTAAATAGTCCTAGTTTTCAAATGACTGATAGAGGAAAACTATTGGGACATATTGCATTGGGAGAAGAGTTGATAAGGTCTAAAATTGATAGATTATCGTATTTTCCCGAATCACTGGCTGTGGAGATTAGGCATATGATTTTAAGCCATCACGGAGAGAAAGAATGGGGTTCTCCAGAAGTCCCAAAAACCTTTAACGCTTTATGTTTATTTTATGGAGATCTGATTAGCAGTCGGCTAAATCAGGTTGATAAATTGTTTTTTGAGGCTGAGACTGGAGAGCAAGAAGAAAACTTTAATTGGACTAATTTTGATCCTTTAATGGGTAGAGCTTTTTATTTGCCTCAAGAAGAAACTAGTGAACAGATAGAAGGAAGCCAGCTAAGTCTTGATAATTTAACTGAATCTTAAAATAAGCTATGTGATAAAATAAAAAAATAACAAAACCCCGCTTTAAAACGGGGTTTTGCTATCTAAAAGTTCATGGTTTTCTGCGTTAGTATGTTTATTTAAGGGAAGTTAGTACAGTTTGGTTAACTTCTTGCAGCAAATTGTCAAATTGCTGTTGAGCATCCATTAATGTTTTAATGGTTTCATTATTTTGCATTTCTTGCTGCAAGGACTGCAATGTTTGAATTTCTTCTTGACTGACTTCTTGTCCTTGTTGTTGTGATTGTTGAAGATTTTGCTGCTTGTCCTGAAATTTTTGCAACAATTCTTGAGCTGTAACATCAAGATTTAATTTGTTTTCAGCACTTTTCAAAGTCTCAAATTCTTCAGTTTCCTTAATTGCTTCAGCCAATTCTTTGGCTTTTTGCTCTACACTCAAAAAACACACCTCCAAAATTTTTCCCTAAGTAATATGGATACCTTTACTATTGTAGCTTAAATAGATATCAATTGTAAAGTAGGAAATCAAATTGATCTTATTGAATTGTATATGATACTGAGTTAATTAATATCTAATTATTATTTTTACCAATAAACTTAGGTTCTACAACAGAATAATAGATTTTTGTGAGGAAATTTAATACACAGGAGGGATGAATGAATGGAATTGACAAAGAACGCCAAAATGGTCCTTGAAAAGAGGTACTTAAAGACCAATGAGAAAGGTGAAACTGAAAATCCAGAAGATATGCTGAAACGAGTAGCTGATAATATTGCTCAAGTTGAAAAAGATGTTTATCAAAAAGATAAACAGGAAGTATCGAAAGTTTCCCAGAATTTTTTTGACCTTATGGACAATCAATATTTTATGCCAAACTCTCCTACTTTGATGAACGCTGGGAGAGAATTGCAACAATTGGCTGCTTGTTTTGTTTTACCTATAGAAGATTCTATGGAGAGTATATTTGAAGCGATTAAAAATGCAGCGTTAATTCATAAGAGTGGAGGAGGTACAGGCTTTTCCTTCTCAAACTTACGCCCTAAAAATGATATAGTTTTATCTACAGGTGGTGTAGCCAGCGGGCCTGTATCCTTTATGAAAGTTTTTAACTCGGCAACTGAAGCTGTAAAACAAGGTGGTACTAGACGTGGAGCCAATATGGGTATTCTCAGGGTGGATCATCCAGATATACAGGAATTTATTACATGCAAACGTGACAGTGATGAAATCAATAATTTTAATATCTCTGTTGGAATAACCGAAGAATTTATGGAAGCCGTAAAACAAGATGGTGAATACTCCCTTAAAAACCCCAAAAATGGTCAAGCAGTTAAAACTCTCAGGGCAAGAGAAGTTTTTGATAAAATAGTAGAAATGGCTTGGGGAAATGGCGAACCCGGGATAGTTTTTATTGACAAGATGAATGAAAATAATCCCACTCCCCATATTGGTGAAATTGAATCAACAAACCCTTGTGGTGAACAACCTTTATTGCCCTTTGAATCTTGTAATTTGGGATCTGTCAATCTTTCAAAGATGGTAAACAATGGTGCAGTGGACTATCAATTATTAAAGGAAACTGTCCATACTGCAGTTCATTTTCTTGATAATGTAATTGATGCCAATAGATATCCTTTACCAGAGATTGAAAAGACGTCAAAGGAAAATAGAAAAATTGGTTTAGGAGTAATGGGTTTTGGAGATATGTTGTTTAAACTAAGAATACCTTATAACTCTCAAGAAGCCCTGGATTTAGCCGAAAAAGTCATGGGTTATATTGATCAAGAATCAAAAGCCAAATCTCAAGAACTAGCTAAAGAAAGAGGAGCTTTTCCCAACTTTAAAGGCAGTATATATGATCAAAAAGGTGAAGAACCCATTAGAAATGCAACAACTACTACCATTGCTCCCACTGGAACCATTTCCATTTTATGTGGAACCTCTAGCGGAATAGAGCCATTATTTGCCCTGGCATTTACAAGAAATGTGCTCGATAATGATAAACTAGTGGAAGTAAACCCTGTATTTAAAGAGGCAACTGAAGAAGCGGGTTGTTATAGTTCTGAATTGATGGAAAAAGTGGCAGATAAGGGAAGTATACAGGATATTGATGAAATTCCGGATAGTATCAAAAAGGTATTTGTAACATCTCATGATATATCCCCAGAATGGCACTTGAAGATGCAGGCAGCTTTCCAGAAAGCAACCGACAATGCGGTAAGCAAAACTGTTAATCTGCCTAATGAAGCTGACCTAAAAGATGTTTATGAAATTTATAATCTGGCTCACGAATTAAACTGTAAAGGCGTTACAGTTTACAGAGACGGTAGTCGTGATACCCAAGTACTGCAGACAAGTAAAGCTAAATCAAAGCAAGAAGAACAAAAACAACAAAAACCACAAAAAAGTGAACCTAAAGAAGGCCGAGCCGGTGAAATTGTTCCCAGAAAACGACCCGATGCCACTATCGGCCGGACTGAGAGAATAAAAACTGGTTGTGGTAATTTATATGTTACGATTAATGAAGATGAAGAAGGTCTTTGTGAAGTTTTTGCGTCCATGGGTAAATCCGGAGGTTGTGCTGCTAGTCAATCCGAAGCTACTGCCAGGCTGGTAAGTATGGCCTTGAGGTCCGGTTTAAAAGGTGAATCCATAGTAAAAGAATTGAGAGGTATTCGGTGCCCAAGCCCTGCCTGGAACAAAGGAGGGGGAATGGTACTAAGCTGTCCAGATGCCATTGGCATCGTCTTAGACCGTTATCTTATTAGAAAAGAACAAGGAGAAGAACCGGTTCAATCTAATAATGGTATAGACAAATTAGATATGTTAATGGGTGCTTGTCCTGATTGTGGTAGCCCAGTTTCCCATGAAAGTGGGTGCATTACATGCTATTATTGTGGATACTCTAAATGTAGCTAGTTAATAGATATTTCAAATAAAAGAGGCAGCTTAAACTGCCTCTTTTTGACACTTTGTTATTTTCTTAATTTTATCATTCGACTTGGATAGTTAAATTATCAAAGGCCGGTTTTATATTAACTGGTAATTGTTCATTTAACTGATAGTAGTCTAGATCATGAGTCATATGTGTAAAGTAAGCAACTTCAGGATTTATTTTATTTACAGTCTCTACAGCTTCATCAACACTTAAATGGTTAGGGTGAGAACGATACCTCAAAGCACCGATCACTAGAGTATGCAGACCCTGTAAAAATTTATATGAATCGGGAGGAATCTGAGAACAATCTGTAAGATAAGCGAACCTACCGATACGATAACCCAGGATTAAAGACTTCCCATGATATATTGGAATTGGGTTGATGGTCAAGCCATTGAGTTCAAAACTACTCGAGATTGAATGTAAAGTAACTTTGGGACTACTAGTATAGGGATCTCCACCTCTAAAGACATAAGAATACATGTTTTTTAGATTCTTTACAGTTTCTGAACTGGCAAAACAAGGAATAGATTCCCTTTGAATTTCATTGAAGCGTCTTAAATCGTCAAAACCGTGAACATGGTCAGCATGGGGATGGGTAAAAAGCACTCCATCTATCCTGTGTATATTGTTATTGATCATTTGCAACCGAAACTCCGGTGGAGTATCAATTAACAGGTGATTATTTTCATATTTGATGATCACGCTCGACCGGTACCTGGTGTTTTTTGAATCTTTACTTGAACACACTGAACAGCTACAACCAATTACCGGGACCCCGTGAGATGGCCCTGTACCTAAGAATGTTACTTTCATATATTCATCCCTCATTTTCTTTTAATACTAATTACTGCGAAAGGAGGCCTATTAATGGCTGATAACAAAAAATTTCAAGATCTAAAAGAAAAACTATTGTCTTCCGAGGAACCTTATGTACTAACTGGAGCCGGAATCAGTACAGAAAGTGGTATACCAGATTTTAGAGGCAAAGATGGCTTGTGGACCAAAATTGATCCTATGCAATATTCTACTAGAGAAGTATTGATGTCGGTGCCGGAAAAATTTTATGAATATGGTTTCGAAAGATTTAAGCAACTGGCCAACAAAGAACCCAATCAGGGTCATAAGATTTTAGCTGATTTAGAAAAACATGGTGTGATAAGTGGTATAGTCACACAAAATATCGATGGTCTTCATCAAAAAGCAGGTTCAAAACAAGTATTTGAAGTCCATGGTAATACCAGAAAGTGCTATTGTTTAGGATGTAATCAAGAGTATCCTTTCCAAGAATTAAGCGATCAATTAGAAAAAGAACAAAAAGATGTCCCTAAATGTAAGGAATGTGGAGGTATGTTACGACCTGATATCATACTATTTGGTGATCAAATGCCAGATCTATTTTTTAAAGTTACCACAGTTTTGAAACAACGGTGCGACTTTTTATTGGTTATAGGTACCAGTTTACAGGTGTACCCTGTGGCTGCCCTAGCTGAACTAGGTATTCCCATGGGTATAATTAATCTTGAGGAAACCCCCTTTGATCGACAGGCAGAAGTAGTTATACAGGGTAAATGTGGAGAGACTCTGTCACAACTATGGGATCATATGAAAGACGAATTATCACAATAATGAAATCCAGTAGTTAATATAACAAATCAATATTATTCAGTTTGGGACATTTTTGAAGTGACAGAACTGACTTTTTGGTTCATACTTGCTGTTTTATCTCTGCGATCATCTATTTTAATGTTTGTCACGACTCTCTGCGCTTCTGAATCAAAGGGTACTTGATGCATTTGTTTAACAATATCCAAACAATCGTTCAGATCACCTTCTAAAATGGTTCCCATTGGTGTTAGTTTGTAATTAACCTTTGATTGAGATTCCAGTATTTGATGACAGTCAGCCACATAAGGGCTGATGCTTGGAGAGCCAGTTCCCAGTGGAGCTACACTAACCTCTACAATGGCCAAAGCTTATCCCTCCTTGTGGTATAGTTTATTAAATAATTGAAATTACATGTATCTCTTTATAAGTTCGCGCTTTAGCCGTTATTTTCCTGTTGTTAATATGGCTAATCCCGTAATTTAATTTCATAGGTGAGGTGAACAAGGTGCAAATAAACCCTTTTAATAAACCTACAGAAATAGATAAACAGTTATTGGACGGTGTGATATCACAAGGTGATAGAGTAGTTGATGCAACTTGTGGGAATGGACACGATACTGAATATTTAGCCAATCGAGTTGGTGATCAGGGGCTTGTGTATGCTTTTGATATTCAAAAGCAAGCTCTTGAAACTACTTGGAAACGTTTACAGCAGGAGGGACTGCATGAGCGAGTAAGATTACTTAATAAAGGTCACGAAAAATTGATTGAGGATGTGGAAGGGCCGGTTAGTTGTGTTATGTTTAATTTAGGTTATTTGCCTGGTAGTGACAAGAAGGTAGTGACAGAACCTCAGAATACTATCCGAGCTATTGAAGGAGCTTTAAGTTTATTGAAGGCCGGTGGATTATTGACAATAGTATTATATCCAGGTCATGAGACAGGAATGATAGAATCTCAAGTGGTTCAAGATTACCTTATGAGACTAGATCAGACTAAATTCCATACAAAGAAAATTATATCTTTAAATTTTAAAAACAATCCACCGTATCTAATGGCAGTTTTAAAAAACAAGTAAAAACTAGACAGTGAATTGCGGTTTGAACATACGATAGGGGGGAAAGTTATGAGATTGGGTTTTCACATGCCCCTTTCGGGTGGTGTGGGTAAACAATTAAATCGTGCTAGTGAATTAGGTATGGAATGTATACAAATTTTTTCAGGGAATCCAACTAGCTGGAAGCCAGGCAAAATCACACCAAAATCTCGAGATTTATTTATAAAAAAACAGGAGGAATTACAGATAAAACCTTTAGTGTTTCATACTCCCTACTTGATTAACCTGGCTTCTCCTAAAAATGATATTAGGGAAAAATCAATCTACTTATTGAATGCTGCCTTGGAAAAAGCCAAAGCTTACGATGCTCCTTATGTGGTAACTCATATCGGTAGTCATGTGGGTGAAGGAGTTGAAAAGGGAATTGATCTGGTGAGTTATAGTTTAGAAAAGATTATGGAGGATTGGCCTGAGGGGGTAGAATTACTACTGGAAAACACTTCAGGAGCTGGATCTACTCTAGGTGGTAGTTTAACCGAACTTAAAAAAATTATAGATAAATTTTCAGGAACCCAGGTGCTCGGGTGCTGTTTTGATACTGCTCATGCTTGGGGTGCCGGTTACGACATTTCAAATGTCAAGGAGGTAGAGACCACTCTGGAACTGGTTAATGAACAGCTGGGCCTGGATTTGATCAAAGTTTGCCATGCCAATGATACCAATGTCCCTTTAGGATCTACTAAAGATAGGCATCAACATATTGGTGAAGGTAATATCACAGATGAGGGATTCGGTGCTTTGTTAACTCATGATTCATTTACACCAAAGGCAGTTATTATGGAAACACCAAAAAATGGTACAGACTGTGACCAAATAAACTTACAACGATTAAAAAAGGTGGTTGGCAGGCATGAAGAAGAATGATTTTAAAATGACAGAACAGAATATTTATTCATATATGTCCCCCGATAATATTAAAGTGGAGGTGTTTTTATCACCTCTATTATTTGAGTACTTAGAAGAGAGTTCGTTAAAACAGTTGTTAGATGCCAGTGAGTTACCTGGTGTGATTCCACCTGTGATAGGAATGCCTGATATCCATGAGGGTTTTGGATTACCTATCGGTGGAGTGTTAGCAACTGATGGTAATGACGGTATAATATCGGCAGGGGCAGTGGGGATGGATATTAACTGTGGTGTTAGGCTGATAAATACAGACATTGATTATGGAGATATTAAGGACGAGCTTCCCAAGTTATTGGAAAAAATCACTTCATCGGTTTCTCCTGGAGTCGGTGGTAAAACAAAATACTTAAAAGCAAAAAGCTTGGATATCCAAAATGTATTGGAACAGGGCGTGCCTTATTTGATTCGTCAGGGCTTTGGTAATATGGAGGATTTAGATCACATTGAAGATGGTGGTGTTATATCAGAAGGAGACAGCTCTGTTCTGAGTCATGAAGCTGTTAAGAGGGCTAAAGAGCAACTTGCTACTCTAGGTTCTGGGAATCATTTCATTGAAATCTGCTTGCTTGAAACTGATTTTAATCAAAAAGAAGCCAATGATTTAGGAATTAATTACGGGAAGGTTTGCTTTTTAATTCATACAGGTAGTAGAGGGATCGGGCATCAAGTTTGTACGGAATATATGGACAGAATGAAAAAAGCCTTAAAAAAAGATAGACAGCCACTTCCAACAAAAGGGCTAGCCTATGCCGAAATTAAGAGCCCTTTAGGTAGAGAATACTTTAGTGCTATGGCAGCTGCAAGTAATTTTGCTTTTGCTAATAGACAGCTATTGACGACAGCTATAGAAGAAGCCATTGGTTGCAAAACGAATTTAATTTACGATGTTCCCCATAATATAGCTAAGTTCGAAACAATAGATAATCAAAAATTACTTGTACACAGAAAAGGAGCTACTAGAGCTTTCCCGGCAGGTCACTCTGCCTTAGCTAAAAAATTCAAAAACACGGGACAACCAGTCATTATCCCAGGAACTATGGGTACCGGATCTTATATTATGCTTGGTACAGAAAATCTGAGACGTACATTTTATTCGGTCAATCATGGAGCGGGTCGTCAGCTATCAAGAAAGCAGGCCAAAAAAAGTATCACCAAAAAACAATTCAAACAAATGATGAATGGGATAGAAATGAGTATACCGGGGGTTAAAAATGTAATAGATGAGGCTCCTCAAGCTTATAAAGATGTTGATGAAGTGGTTAATACTCTTTGCGATATCGGTTTAACTAAAAAAATAGCCAGGTTGCGCCCCATCGGTGTGATAAAAGGTTAATATCAAGGGC encodes the following:
- a CDS encoding class I SAM-dependent methyltransferase, whose protein sequence is MQINPFNKPTEIDKQLLDGVISQGDRVVDATCGNGHDTEYLANRVGDQGLVYAFDIQKQALETTWKRLQQEGLHERVRLLNKGHEKLIEDVEGPVSCVMFNLGYLPGSDKKVVTEPQNTIRAIEGALSLLKAGGLLTIVLYPGHETGMIESQVVQDYLMRLDQTKFHTKKIISLNFKNNPPYLMAVLKNK
- a CDS encoding deoxyribonuclease IV; this translates as MRLGFHMPLSGGVGKQLNRASELGMECIQIFSGNPTSWKPGKITPKSRDLFIKKQEELQIKPLVFHTPYLINLASPKNDIREKSIYLLNAALEKAKAYDAPYVVTHIGSHVGEGVEKGIDLVSYSLEKIMEDWPEGVELLLENTSGAGSTLGGSLTELKKIIDKFSGTQVLGCCFDTAHAWGAGYDISNVKEVETTLELVNEQLGLDLIKVCHANDTNVPLGSTKDRHQHIGEGNITDEGFGALLTHDSFTPKAVIMETPKNGTDCDQINLQRLKKVVGRHEEE
- a CDS encoding RtcB family protein; this translates as MKKNDFKMTEQNIYSYMSPDNIKVEVFLSPLLFEYLEESSLKQLLDASELPGVIPPVIGMPDIHEGFGLPIGGVLATDGNDGIISAGAVGMDINCGVRLINTDIDYGDIKDELPKLLEKITSSVSPGVGGKTKYLKAKSLDIQNVLEQGVPYLIRQGFGNMEDLDHIEDGGVISEGDSSVLSHEAVKRAKEQLATLGSGNHFIEICLLETDFNQKEANDLGINYGKVCFLIHTGSRGIGHQVCTEYMDRMKKALKKDRQPLPTKGLAYAEIKSPLGREYFSAMAAASNFAFANRQLLTTAIEEAIGCKTNLIYDVPHNIAKFETIDNQKLLVHRKGATRAFPAGHSALAKKFKNTGQPVIIPGTMGTGSYIMLGTENLRRTFYSVNHGAGRQLSRKQAKKSITKKQFKQMMNGIEMSIPGVKNVIDEAPQAYKDVDEVVNTLCDIGLTKKIARLRPIGVIKG